From Asterias amurensis chromosome 3, ASM3211899v1, a single genomic window includes:
- the LOC139934683 gene encoding uncharacterized protein has translation MAGYDTSPVCNNGFSARLMTGKGPNIIPGSLGPKSPRKLHGIGKSLEQHMEDEETMNANLKQSKPTTSPPSKTFHFKDTGSLWKSVQDCHASLNVANPRHFEFAVANLCFLLKASGKELDKHVKTEIDRIFQTIRILALDPKKRPTTRMQLLKVIELRARHWDVEQRTDKQKTASIHTSDTGTSKTVVSSTEIKATVEKSHTECAQSKLACNVDIRTELHSTDRKTDTKPLLQPVAKTQSHPMLQPDVKPLHHLGAKPRSQPLLQPGAKPLNQPAPSHKTTQSPPKTCDGFKLDSPSSTGFWDAVTYSPDVTRPLPVIHEESPDATSHCRVEAGGDCTYLTLSPTEREKQDCLALPSGDEDGNQFEDASSPVKASIKSTLFRTISPVDTVSARTRHLSGGSSSSRSPVVHQYTRDFLLKCWSSPLCRVMPAALQHTIPHSDIHYIVRIPTFEDPTFLLMDKTPPPNLKSASISSYFNRRRHPTWPSNTN, from the exons ATGGCAGGTTATGACACCTCACCTGTTTGCAATAATGGATTCTCAGCTCGTTTAATGACAGGCAAAGGACCCAACATCATCCCAGGGTCTCTAGGTCCTAAAAGCCCAAGGAAGCTACATGGCATTGGTAAATCTCTAGAACAG CACATGGAGGATGAAGAGACGATGAATGCCAACCTAAAGCAATCCAAGCCAACCACTTCACCACCTTCTAAgacatttcattttaaagatACAGGTAGCTTGTGGAAGTCTGTACAAGACTGCCATGCATCATTAAATGTTGCTAATCCTCGACATTTTGAGTTTGCTGTGGCCAATCTATGCTTTCTTCTCAAGGCTTCTGGCAAAGAACTGGACAAACATGTCAAAA cTGAAATAGACAGAATCTTCCAGACCATTCGAATCCTAGCCTTAGACCCAAAGAAGCGACCCACAACCAGGATGCAACTATTGAAAGTTATTGAGTTAAGAGCAAGACATTGGGATGTGGAACAAAGAACTGATAAACAAAAG ACGGCATCTATCCATACATCGGATACTGGAACCTCAAAGACAGTAGTCAGCTCTACAGAGATAAAAGCAACTGTGGAAAAGAGCCATACAGAGTGTGCACAAAGCAAGTTAGCTTGTAATGTGGACATCAGAACTGAACTTCATTCCACAGATAGGAAGACAGATACTAAACCACTGCTTCaacctgttgctaagacacaaAGTCACCCAATGCTCCAACCTGATGTAAAGCCACTGCATCATCTTGGTGCTAAGCCGCGAAGTCAGCCACTGCTTCAACCTGGTGCTAAGCCACTAAATCAGCCAG CTCCCAGTCATAAAACAACTCAAAGTCCACCCAAGACATGTGATGGCTTCAAACTAGACAGTCCCAGCTCCACTGGTTTCTGGGATGCTGTTACCTACTCACCAGATGTCACAAGACCACTCCCTGTCATCCATGAAGAGTCTCCTGATGCAACCTCCCATTGCAGAGTAGAAGCTGGAGGTGATTGTACTTATCTTACTCTGTCTCCAACTGAGAGGGAGAAACAAGACTGCCTAGCATTGCCTTCTGGTGATGAAGATGGCAATCAATTTGAAGATGCTTCATCTCCAGTTAAAGCCAGTATCAAGAGTACCCTATTCAGAACCATCAGCCCAGTGGATACAGTCTCTGCGCGAACTCGTCATCTATCAGGTGGATCTTCAA GTAGCAGAAGTCCAGTTGTCCATCAGTACACTCGTGACTTTCTTCTCAAGTGTTGGAGCTCACCGCTGTGTAGAGTAATGCCAGCTGCTTTACAGCATACCATTCCACATAGTGATATTCACTACATTGTCAGA ATACCAACCTTTGAAGATCCAACATTCCTTCTAATGGATAAAACACCTCCGCCTAATCTCAAATCAGCCAGCATTAGCTCCTACTTTAATAGAAGACGTCATCCTACATGGCCCAGTAACACCAACTAA